From the genome of Pseudomonas sp. WJP1:
TGATGGTGCTGTTGCTTTCGAACAGTTGCTCGGCGTAGCCGGCGTTGTAGTTGCCAGACTGGTTCTGCTCGATGGTACTGGTGACGTTGTCTTGTACGGCGGCCGCATCGTTGCCCGTACCGGACTGGTTCTGGGTGGCGGTGCTCAGGGGGGCCGCCGTCTGTTTCACATCGGCGATGTTGGTGTCACCGAACTGGTTTTGGGTCGACACGCTGTCCTCGGCCAATGCTTGAGCACTGACTATGACCAGGATGGCGGCGGTGAGGGGCGTCAGTTTAAACATGATGAAACCTCCAAGTGGTGCAGTGCTTTAGCGATATTGAGTGACCGATACGCTCATTCCATTTCCTGCTTGGGTCACAGCGCTTTGCTGCCCCGTGCCGGCCTGGACAATGCTGGCGTCGTTGTTGTTGCCGTTCTGGGATATCTGCGCGCGGTTGTGGCTGCCGGTTTGGGTGATGGACGCGGCGTTGCCGGAACCTTGCTGGTTGATCAAGGCCATCAGGTCGCTGCCTTGTTGCAGGATGTATGCTTCCTGATTGCTGCCCGACTGCACGATCTGGCCGAGCAGCGACTGGCCGTTCTGTTGCAACAGCGCGACGTTGGCCTGGCCGTTCTGGTCGATCAGGGCTTGCTGGCCCACCGGGGGTGGCAGCTCGCCGAGATCGGCGCCGGGCGCCAGGTCGTCGTTTTCCATCAAGTCGTCGGCGCGCAGGACCGCGCTGCTGCAAAGCAGGAGCAGGCAGAGCAGG
Proteins encoded in this window:
- a CDS encoding curlin, coding for MKTSTAALLCLLLLCSSAVLRADDLMENDDLAPGADLGELPPPVGQQALIDQNGQANVALLQQNGQSLLGQIVQSGSNQEAYILQQGSDLMALINQQGSGNAASITQTGSHNRAQISQNGNNNDASIVQAGTGQQSAVTQAGNGMSVSVTQYR